From Elephas maximus indicus isolate mEleMax1 chromosome 1, mEleMax1 primary haplotype, whole genome shotgun sequence, a single genomic window includes:
- the LOC126069270 gene encoding uncharacterized protein LOC126069270: MGLGGRGAEKPEPKPERGPSPQAGGARHWTRGSALGTLGEGKLGPGERKSRLGGLTSPPPRLAPGQVKRGPGSAPAGGRRRRRPAGEGGGQRHLATHLLLLNPVRAGAAARWGGERIGEEETQGSGREPRGARSKPGSLGDPGTGVLGAVMLPGALAVLNACAGPLGAARRARAAEGRTGAAPGPRRGFPAALGPFREAGLPEAARRPPACQGREAWARPSGRPRGGERAPGAPSRAKRFQAQRCRVIAPGRGRAGTGEGKPRDVFSESENWSNLVYVPEIIGVIKERFSDISSNRFASKTSSLTLLEERWVNSISKPGFKSSPAEDTCGEEEEEEEEAGNKTLLGVPKQKSAWGLMAWPKSSRQQAPWWEDDVYFFLPPISGPCLCGCSLRTKVMLHTQATLTSCSTPQTLPSLLSREGPLPLWDQPQGQPKSTSHRKTLKVGPKLSTKTRLQASPSASSEEGSNTSQPLKQLWPPVIIKPSAKSSPHKGPRAPSTKGSHSPGGCNSSLPHLFSK, translated from the exons ATggggttgggggggaggggtgcGGAGAAGCCAGAACCCAAGCCAGAAAGGGGCCCCTCCCCCCAAGCGGGTGGCGCCCGCCACTGGACCCGGGGGTCAGCACTGGGGACACTGGGGGAGGGGAAGCTAGGGCCAGGGGAGCGGAAGTCCCGGCTCGGAGGCCTCACTTCCCCTCCCCCCCGGCTGGCCCCGGGGCAGGTGAAGAGGGGACCGGGCTCCGCTCCAG CGGGTgggcggaggaggaggaggccgGCGGGGGAAGGGGGTGGTCAGCGGCATCTGGCGACACACCTGCTCCTGCTTAACCCTGTGCGCGCTGGGGCAGCCGCCCGGTGGGGAGGCGAGCGGATCGGGGAGGAAGAGacccagggcagtggcagagagCCTCGCGGGGCCCGGTCCAAGCCTGGCAGTCTCGGGGACCCGGGAACGGGGGTCCTGGGAGCAGTAATGCTCCCGGGGGCCCTGGCTGTGCTCAACGCCTGCGCTGGCCCCTTGGGCGCGGCCCGCAGGGCTCGGGCGGCAGAGGGAAGGACAGGGGCGGCTCCGGGGCCTCGGCGCGGATTCCCCGCCGCCCTCGGGCCGTTCCGGGAAGCCGGCCTTCCGGAGGCGGCGCGGAGGCCACCGGCGTGCCAAGGGCGCGAAGCGTGGGCCAGGCCCAGCGGGCGGCCGCGGGGCGGGGAGCGAGCGCCGGGCGCGCCCTCTCGCGCTAAACGCTTCCAGGCGCAGCGCTGCAG GGTTATAGCCCCTGGAAGGGGCCGGGCTGGAACCGGAGAAGGAAAGCCGAGGGACGTGTTCTCAGAGTCTGAGAATTGGTCAAACCTGGTCTACGTTCCTGAGATTATCGGGGTAATTAAGGAGAGGTTTTCAGATATTTCCTCCAATCGCTTTGCGTCGAAAACCAGCTCCCTGACTCTACTGG aagaaagGTGGGTGAACTCCATCTCTAAACCTGGGTTCAAGAGCTCACCAGCGGAGGATACTTGTggtgaagaagaggaggaagaagaagaagcagG GAACAAGACACTCCTCGGGGTGCCCAAGCAGAAGTCAGCATGGGGGCTGATGGCCTGGCCCAAGTCCTCCAGGCAGCAAGCCCCATGGTGGGAAGATGACGTGTATTTCTTCCTGCCCCCCATCTCTGGGCCCTGCCTCTGTGGGTGCAGCCTGAGGACAAAGGTGATGCTCCACACCCAGGCCACCCTCACCTCCTGCTCCACTCCTCAAACCCTCCCTTCCTTGTTATCCAGGGAGGGGCCTCTCCCTTTATGGGACCAGCCCCAGGGGCAGCCTAAGTCAACTTCccacaggaagaccctcaaggtggGGCCAAAGCTTTCCACCAAGACCAGACTCCAGGCCTCCCCTTCGGCATCTTCTGAAGAAGGTTCCAACACCTCTCAGCCCCTGAAACAGCTTTGGCCTCCAGTTATTATCAAACCCTCGGCCAAGAGCTCACCTCACAAAGGTCCACGTGCCCCTTCTACGAAGGGCTCCCACTCCCCAGGTGGATGTAACAGCTCCTTACCCCaccttttttcaaaataa